One region of Acidovorax sp. T1 genomic DNA includes:
- a CDS encoding helix-turn-helix domain-containing protein: protein MAKRFSELRAAMSPEARSQASELAQTMLNEMPRHELRQARGLSQKMLADVLHVQQPSIIKMEKRTDMYLSTLRSDIQAMGVLWT, encoded by the coding sequence ATGGCTAAGAGGTTTTCTGAATTGCGGGCTGCAATGAGCCCTGAAGCGCGCTCGCAGGCCTCCGAACTCGCGCAAACCATGTTGAATGAAATGCCGCGGCACGAGCTGCGCCAAGCTCGGGGGCTATCGCAAAAGATGCTGGCGGACGTACTTCATGTGCAGCAGCCCTCCATCATCAAGATGGAGAAGCGCACGGACATGTATTTATCTACGCTACGCAGTGACATCCAAGCGATGGGGGTGTTATGGACATGA
- a CDS encoding KilA-N domain-containing protein, translated as MKNRVINVKGAEVTIATRHEQDYISLTDMVRNFDGGSALIEQWLKNKDTVLFLGVWEQLNNPGFNSLEFEGIKNEAGRNSFFLSAKKWIEATGAVGLHAKAGRYGGTYAHKDIAFEFGSWLSPEFKLYLIKEFQRLKDEESRATSLEWSFQRTLAKVNYKIHTDAIKERLIPPRLAPTQTGIIYASEADLLNVAMFGITAAQWRQVNPDQSGNMRDAATLEQLVVLSNLESINAVLIHQGLAAPARLAQLNAIAITQMRSLVGMSEIKQLSSPKAGKGRA; from the coding sequence ATGAAGAATCGGGTCATCAACGTCAAAGGTGCGGAAGTCACCATCGCCACACGTCACGAGCAGGACTACATCTCGCTGACCGACATGGTGAGGAACTTCGACGGCGGCAGTGCCCTGATCGAGCAATGGCTGAAGAACAAGGACACCGTGCTGTTCTTGGGCGTGTGGGAACAACTGAACAACCCCGGATTTAATTCCCTCGAATTCGAGGGAATTAAAAACGAGGCTGGGCGCAACAGCTTCTTTTTGTCGGCGAAGAAATGGATAGAGGCCACCGGCGCCGTCGGCTTACATGCCAAGGCCGGGCGGTATGGCGGAACCTATGCCCACAAGGACATCGCTTTCGAGTTCGGCTCTTGGCTCAGCCCGGAGTTCAAGCTCTACCTCATCAAAGAGTTCCAACGCCTCAAGGATGAAGAATCCCGCGCCACGTCCTTGGAGTGGAGCTTTCAGCGCACCTTGGCCAAGGTCAATTACAAGATCCACACTGATGCCATCAAGGAGCGGCTGATTCCGCCCCGCCTCGCGCCGACACAGACGGGCATCATCTACGCCAGCGAAGCTGACTTGCTCAACGTTGCGATGTTCGGCATCACGGCGGCTCAGTGGCGGCAGGTCAACCCAGACCAGAGCGGTAACATGCGCGACGCCGCCACCCTTGAGCAACTCGTGGTGCTGTCAAACCTCGAAAGCATCAATGCGGTTTTGATTCATCAAGGTCTGGCCGCCCCCGCGCGACTGGCGCAGTTGAATGCCATCGCCATCACGCAGATGCGCTCGTTGGTGGGCATGAGTGAAATCAAGCAACTGAGTTCCCCCAAGGCTGGCAAGGGGCGTGCTTGA